In Natronoarchaeum philippinense, a single window of DNA contains:
- a CDS encoding tRNA pseudouridine(54/55) synthase Pus10 — translation MNVTERARTLLSSGPICDACLGRPFADRSFGLTNAQRGRALRTTIALEDDDPYESTDPADCWVCEGHCGRYDEWAERVAEAAEGVAFDTYQVGTRVPPLIEENDVLLREEADMDEDAGELFKSAFNREVGKRVGRLTDSEVDFDRPDVLALLNLERDGDVEFQVNPAFVYGRYRKLERDIPQTEWPCRECGGSGKQLAPDGEEDCDYCGGSGYLYDDSVEGYVAPHVEEAMDGDEAVFHGAGREDVDALMLETGRPFVVEVKEPQRREPDAEALEAEINDAADGAVEVEGLRLATHEMVERVKEHDASKTYRMDVEFGAPVTEAALAEALDDLEGTTVDQHTPQRVDHRRASLTRTRDVYEIDGDLDDERHGTLELHGEGGLYVKELVSGDDGRTEPSLAGLLGVDAEVTALDVIAVEGESEPFEVEEFFRNSEEN, via the coding sequence ATGAACGTCACCGAGCGGGCCCGGACGCTGCTGTCGTCGGGGCCGATCTGCGACGCCTGCCTCGGCCGGCCCTTCGCCGACCGGAGCTTCGGGCTGACCAACGCCCAGCGCGGGCGAGCCCTGCGGACGACGATCGCGCTGGAAGACGACGACCCCTACGAGTCGACCGACCCCGCGGACTGTTGGGTCTGTGAAGGCCACTGCGGCCGGTACGACGAGTGGGCAGAGCGCGTCGCCGAGGCCGCCGAGGGCGTCGCGTTCGACACCTATCAGGTCGGGACGCGCGTCCCGCCGCTGATCGAGGAAAACGACGTGTTGCTGCGCGAGGAGGCCGACATGGACGAGGACGCCGGCGAGCTGTTCAAGTCGGCGTTCAACCGCGAGGTCGGCAAGCGCGTCGGCCGACTCACCGACAGCGAGGTCGACTTCGACCGGCCCGACGTGCTCGCCTTGCTCAATCTCGAACGCGACGGCGACGTGGAGTTCCAAGTCAATCCTGCGTTCGTCTACGGGCGCTACCGAAAACTGGAGCGGGACATCCCACAGACGGAGTGGCCCTGTCGGGAGTGTGGCGGCAGCGGGAAGCAACTCGCCCCCGACGGCGAGGAGGACTGTGACTACTGCGGCGGCAGCGGCTACCTCTACGACGACAGCGTCGAGGGCTACGTCGCCCCCCACGTCGAGGAGGCGATGGACGGCGACGAAGCCGTCTTCCACGGCGCCGGCCGCGAGGACGTGGACGCACTGATGCTGGAAACCGGCCGGCCGTTCGTCGTCGAGGTCAAAGAGCCCCAGCGCCGTGAGCCCGACGCCGAAGCGCTGGAAGCCGAGATCAACGATGCCGCCGACGGCGCGGTCGAGGTCGAGGGGCTGCGACTCGCCACCCACGAGATGGTCGAGCGCGTCAAGGAACACGACGCGAGCAAGACCTACCGGATGGACGTTGAGTTCGGCGCGCCGGTCACCGAGGCCGCGCTCGCCGAGGCGCTCGACGATCTCGAAGGGACGACGGTCGACCAGCACACACCCCAGCGCGTCGACCATCGCCGGGCGAGCCTGACCCGGACGCGGGACGTGTACGAAATCGACGGCGACCTCGACGACGAGCGCCACGGGACGCTCGAACTCCACGGCGAGGGCGGCCTGTACGTCAAAGAGCTGGTCAGCGGCGACGACGGCCGAACCGAGCCCAGTCTGGCGGGACTGCTCGGCGTCGACGCCGAGGTGACGGCGCTGGACGTGATCGCGGTCGAGGGCGAGTCCGAGCCCTTCGAGGTCGAGGAGTTCTTCCGGAACA
- the trmY gene encoding tRNA (pseudouridine(54)-N(1))-methyltransferase TrmY yields MRQFIVLGHDAPVDAEFSLDDIAGGAGRLDVLCRCVNSAFFLSHAIREDVRAHLVLGDEFTVSFEGSDLRRLNPDERSTAALVRNALDEREEAIGHMPVETSPGVSLTRRGFEPLLDALDGTVVQLHEDGDPIVGVEPPEDPIFVLSDHNDFTDEEATLLDAAADRRVRLGPERLHADHAITVAHNYLDTDGFETY; encoded by the coding sequence ATGCGCCAGTTCATCGTCCTCGGCCACGACGCCCCCGTCGACGCCGAGTTCTCGCTCGACGACATCGCGGGCGGGGCCGGCCGCCTCGACGTGCTCTGTCGGTGTGTCAACTCCGCCTTTTTCCTCTCGCACGCGATTCGAGAGGACGTACGCGCCCATCTCGTACTGGGCGACGAGTTCACCGTCTCCTTCGAGGGGTCGGACCTGCGCCGGCTCAACCCCGACGAGCGCTCGACCGCCGCGCTGGTTCGCAACGCCCTCGACGAGCGCGAGGAAGCCATCGGCCACATGCCCGTCGAGACCTCGCCCGGCGTCTCGCTGACCCGGCGCGGCTTCGAGCCGCTGCTGGATGCGCTCGATGGCACGGTCGTCCAACTCCACGAGGACGGCGACCCGATCGTCGGCGTCGAGCCACCTGAGGATCCGATCTTCGTGCTCTCGGACCACAACGACTTCACCGACGAGGAAGCTACCCTGCTCGACGCCGCCGCCGACCGGCGCGTCAGGCTCGGCCCCGAGCGCCTGCACGCCGATCACGCGATCACGGTCGCGCACAACTACCTCGACACCGACGGGTTCGAGACCTACTGA
- a CDS encoding NUDIX hydrolase: MAEDDLRWETLDTQTAYSCPGFDVVTDAVRLPDGTEEKYDYLTEPPAVVVLPFTPEGDVVVIEEWRQAVDRVNRGLPVGGVEPEDESLAAAAHRELREETGHEADSVRHMTTVEPANGIADSVLNVFVAEGCRPTAEQDLDHNESIRVDRTTFGELKTAVEADEVRDARTVLAVLYYALGEA, translated from the coding sequence ATGGCCGAAGACGACCTCCGGTGGGAGACGCTCGACACGCAGACCGCCTACTCCTGTCCCGGCTTCGACGTTGTGACCGATGCCGTTCGGCTGCCCGACGGCACCGAGGAAAAGTACGATTACCTGACCGAACCGCCGGCGGTCGTGGTGTTGCCGTTCACGCCCGAGGGCGATGTCGTCGTCATCGAGGAGTGGCGCCAAGCCGTCGACCGAGTCAATCGCGGCCTGCCCGTCGGCGGCGTCGAGCCCGAGGACGAGTCGCTGGCTGCGGCAGCCCACAGGGAACTCCGCGAGGAGACCGGCCACGAAGCCGATTCAGTGCGGCACATGACGACCGTCGAGCCGGCCAACGGCATCGCCGACTCGGTGCTGAACGTCTTCGTCGCGGAGGGCTGTCGCCCGACGGCCGAGCAGGATCTCGATCACAACGAAAGTATTCGCGTCGACCGGACGACGTTCGGAGAGCTGAAGACCGCGGTCGAAGCCGACGAGGTCCGCGACGCCAGAACCGTGCTCGCGGTGCTGTACTACGCGCTCGGCGAGGCGTGA
- the tgtA gene encoding tRNA guanosine(15) transglycosylase TgtA: MREHFELRDADAAGRIGRLTVPRADVTVETPVLLPVINPNIQTISPRRLYEEFGAEILITNSYIIHGDDDLREEALDVGLHELLDFPGAIMTDSGSFQLSEYGEIDVTTEEILRFQRDAGSDIGTPVDIPTPPDVDRERAEDELATTKDRLAEAEAIDTGEMLVNAPVQGSTYPDLREDAAAHADATDLDVFPVGAVVPLMNDYRYGDMVDAVAAAKRGLGEDAPVHLFGAGHPMMFALAVAMGCDLFDSAAYALYARDGRYLTVSGTEHLDELDYLPCSCPVCTEHTPDELRALDSRAREEELAAHNLHVTFQEIRRIKQAIRDGDLLELVEARARAHPAMLDGYRALCDHAEQLERADPASKDAFFYLSTESADRPEVVRHHQRLDRLDPEGEVLLTEGNNSDNFDETWRVVPPFGPFPRELSETYPLTAEVPDRKDARALERAADGVARLAELNPDVEFTLGHRGWPESALDRVPDGVTCWNLSEW, translated from the coding sequence ATGCGAGAGCACTTCGAGCTCCGGGACGCCGACGCGGCCGGCCGGATCGGTCGGTTGACGGTCCCCCGCGCCGACGTGACCGTCGAGACGCCGGTGTTGCTGCCCGTAATCAACCCCAACATCCAGACGATCTCCCCGAGACGACTCTACGAGGAGTTCGGCGCCGAAATCCTGATCACTAACTCCTACATTATTCACGGCGACGACGACCTCCGCGAGGAGGCTCTCGACGTTGGCCTCCACGAACTGCTCGACTTCCCGGGCGCGATCATGACCGACTCGGGCTCCTTCCAGCTGTCCGAATACGGCGAGATCGACGTGACGACCGAGGAGATTCTCCGATTCCAGCGCGACGCCGGCTCGGACATCGGGACGCCGGTCGACATCCCGACGCCGCCGGATGTCGACCGCGAGCGCGCCGAAGACGAGCTTGCGACGACCAAAGACCGCCTCGCCGAAGCCGAGGCCATCGACACGGGCGAAATGCTGGTCAACGCGCCCGTGCAGGGCTCGACGTACCCCGACCTCCGGGAGGACGCCGCGGCCCACGCCGACGCGACCGATCTCGACGTGTTCCCCGTCGGCGCCGTCGTCCCGCTGATGAACGACTACCGGTACGGCGACATGGTCGACGCCGTCGCCGCCGCCAAGCGCGGGCTGGGCGAGGACGCCCCGGTCCACCTCTTCGGCGCCGGCCATCCGATGATGTTCGCGCTCGCGGTTGCGATGGGCTGTGACCTGTTCGACTCTGCCGCCTACGCGCTGTACGCCCGCGACGGCCGGTATCTCACCGTCAGCGGCACCGAACACCTCGACGAACTCGACTACCTGCCGTGCTCGTGTCCGGTCTGTACCGAGCACACGCCCGACGAACTCCGCGCGCTCGACAGCCGCGCCCGAGAGGAGGAACTCGCCGCCCACAACCTCCACGTCACGTTCCAAGAGATCCGCCGGATCAAGCAGGCGATCCGCGACGGCGACCTGCTGGAACTGGTCGAAGCACGCGCTCGCGCTCACCCGGCGATGCTCGACGGCTATCGGGCACTCTGCGATCACGCCGAACAGCTCGAACGCGCAGATCCCGCCTCGAAAGACGCCTTCTTTTATCTCTCCACCGAGAGCGCTGACCGCCCCGAAGTCGTCCGTCACCACCAGCGCCTCGATCGGCTCGACCCCGAGGGCGAGGTGCTCCTGACCGAGGGCAACAACTCCGACAACTTCGACGAGACGTGGCGCGTCGTCCCGCCCTTCGGCCCGTTCCCCCGCGAACTCTCGGAGACGTACCCGCTCACCGCCGAAGTACCAGACCGGAAGGATGCTCGCGCCCTCGAACGCGCGGCCGACGGCGTCGCCCGCCTCGCGGAACTGAACCCCGATGTCGAGTTCACGCTCGGTCATCGCGGGTGGCCGGAATCCGCGCTTGACCGCGTCCCCGACGGCGTTACCTGCTGGAATCTCTCCGAGTGGTAA
- the arcS gene encoding archaeosine synthase subunit alpha encodes MTEYFEVTERDAAARIAQLRLDEPLTTPAIVDDVVEDAGSLWPEEQELPEGSEDRLTILPHRGFPSGTADEVKESFAVDYPEVEYPSAVVVDSDTADDYGADAYVFSGTQNVIGHGRAFRDAVVETREAIPADSGLYLSGVATPANAATLVYAGVDLLDADRAVVKGTQGKYLTSEGEHFLSDLTELPCACSACQQSVESFDREDCVEHNVNALRAELATVRERIRAGRLRDYIEGQARHEQWCTAAFRQFDQQWSYLEQRTPVLRGSELVSATEDTIRRVEIQRFAERVTSRYKNRFDNPLVLVPCSAQKPYSESQSHGQFHDAIGFRGHTVSMTSPIGVVPQELETTYPAQHYDSVVTGRWSEDEKQFVADVLEAYLRRNEYPKVIAHVPEEGYRDICERVEAELGLDFEYTVADHPTDDESLVNLAGALEGELKFSKREREHNTVRAIADYQFGPGAGDELFDDISTESRYPKLRVNGADGEQLATMVPNYGVLSFTLAGARRWVESPAPTKRIEIDAFVPHGDVLAPGIVDADEEIRVGDEVVIEGPKAFGVGRAEMSGPEMAESTRGISASVRHVEEK; translated from the coding sequence ATGACTGAGTACTTCGAGGTGACCGAGCGGGACGCCGCCGCGCGGATCGCCCAACTTCGCCTCGACGAGCCGCTGACGACGCCGGCGATCGTCGACGATGTCGTCGAGGACGCCGGCAGCCTCTGGCCCGAGGAGCAGGAACTCCCCGAGGGCTCCGAAGACCGACTCACGATCCTGCCCCACCGCGGCTTTCCTTCGGGCACCGCCGACGAAGTCAAGGAGTCGTTCGCGGTCGACTACCCCGAAGTCGAGTATCCCAGCGCGGTCGTCGTCGATTCCGACACGGCCGACGATTACGGCGCCGACGCCTACGTCTTCTCGGGCACGCAGAACGTGATCGGCCACGGGCGGGCGTTCCGCGACGCCGTCGTCGAGACGCGCGAGGCCATTCCCGCCGACAGCGGACTCTACCTCTCGGGCGTCGCCACGCCGGCCAACGCCGCTACGCTGGTCTACGCCGGTGTCGACCTGCTCGACGCCGATCGCGCCGTGGTGAAGGGAACGCAGGGCAAGTACCTCACCAGCGAGGGCGAGCACTTCCTCTCGGATCTGACGGAGCTGCCCTGTGCCTGCTCGGCGTGCCAGCAATCGGTCGAGTCGTTCGACCGCGAGGACTGCGTCGAGCACAACGTCAACGCCCTGCGCGCCGAACTCGCCACCGTCCGCGAGCGCATCCGCGCCGGCCGGCTTCGGGACTACATCGAGGGGCAAGCTCGCCACGAACAGTGGTGTACCGCCGCCTTCCGCCAGTTCGACCAGCAGTGGTCGTACCTCGAACAGCGGACGCCGGTGCTGCGCGGCTCGGAACTGGTCTCTGCGACCGAAGACACGATCCGTCGCGTCGAGATCCAGCGCTTCGCCGAGCGGGTCACCTCCCGCTACAAGAATCGGTTCGACAACCCGCTCGTGCTGGTTCCCTGCTCGGCCCAAAAGCCCTACAGCGAGTCCCAGAGCCACGGCCAGTTCCACGACGCAATCGGATTCCGCGGCCACACCGTCTCGATGACCAGCCCGATCGGCGTCGTCCCTCAAGAGCTCGAAACCACCTACCCCGCCCAGCACTACGACTCGGTGGTGACCGGGCGCTGGTCCGAGGACGAAAAGCAGTTCGTCGCCGACGTGCTGGAGGCGTATCTCCGGCGCAACGAGTACCCGAAAGTTATCGCACACGTCCCCGAAGAAGGGTACCGCGACATCTGCGAGCGCGTCGAAGCCGAACTCGGACTCGACTTCGAGTACACCGTCGCCGACCACCCGACCGACGACGAGTCGCTCGTCAACCTCGCCGGTGCGTTAGAGGGCGAACTCAAGTTCTCCAAGCGCGAGCGCGAGCACAACACCGTTCGCGCGATCGCCGACTACCAGTTCGGCCCCGGCGCCGGCGACGAGCTGTTCGACGACATCTCGACCGAGAGCCGCTATCCCAAGCTCCGCGTCAACGGCGCCGACGGCGAGCAGCTCGCGACGATGGTGCCGAACTACGGCGTCCTCTCGTTCACGCTGGCCGGCGCCCGCCGGTGGGTCGAGAGCCCGGCCCCGACCAAGCGCATCGAGATCGACGCGTTCGTCCCCCACGGCGACGTGCTCGCGCCGGGGATCGTCGACGCCGACGAGGAGATCCGCGTCGGCGACGAAGTCGTCATCGAGGGCCCGAAGGCCTTCGGCGTCGGCCGCGCCGAGATGTCCGGCCCCGAGATGGCAGAAAGCACCCGCGGCATCTCCGCGTCGGTGCGCCACGTCGAGGAAAAGTAG
- a CDS encoding glycerate kinase type-2 family protein produces the protein MDAPELSIERRANLAGSDARAAAIDCLVAGVEAAHPRRVVADALAVEDGELTVTPVAGDAATYDLGSYDNVLVLGGGNAAGHVAAALEPLLGEHLDGGAVVTDDPADTDQIEVLPGDHPVPSERGVESARRVLDLAERAGPDDLVLGCITGGGSALLPAPAGDLSLDHLRATTEALLASGAPIGEMNAVRKHLSASKGGQLARAASPATVVGLAISDVAGDDLGVIASGPFSPDPTSYDDALDVLGRYGVDAPEAVHSHLQAGADGERPETPTRGDAAFERTAVHVVASAHTALYAARDVASERGFAPMILSSRVRGEAQEAAKTHAAVAEEIAATGDPVEPPAIVLSGGETTVTLAEDHGEGGPNQEFVLSAALELDAPAVVAAVDTDGIDGATDAAGAIADEETVGSDGEISVSAAQAALNRNDAYPVLDDADALLRTGASGTNVNDLRAIVIERS, from the coding sequence ATGGACGCGCCCGAGCTTTCGATCGAGCGCCGAGCCAACCTCGCCGGGAGTGACGCGCGGGCAGCCGCGATCGACTGTCTCGTCGCTGGCGTCGAGGCGGCCCACCCCCGTCGCGTCGTCGCCGACGCGCTCGCGGTCGAAGACGGCGAACTGACCGTGACGCCGGTCGCCGGAGACGCCGCGACGTACGACCTCGGTAGCTACGACAACGTCCTCGTCCTCGGCGGCGGCAACGCGGCGGGACACGTCGCCGCGGCGCTCGAACCCCTGCTCGGCGAGCATCTCGACGGCGGCGCCGTGGTTACCGACGATCCCGCCGACACCGACCAGATCGAGGTGCTTCCGGGCGACCATCCCGTTCCGAGCGAGCGCGGCGTCGAGAGCGCACGGCGCGTCCTCGATCTGGCCGAGCGCGCTGGCCCCGACGACCTCGTGCTCGGCTGTATCACCGGCGGCGGGAGCGCGCTCCTCCCAGCGCCGGCGGGCGATCTCTCGCTCGACCACCTCCGGGCGACGACCGAGGCGCTGCTCGCCAGCGGCGCTCCGATCGGCGAAATGAACGCGGTGCGCAAACACCTCTCGGCGAGCAAGGGTGGCCAACTGGCGCGGGCGGCGAGTCCCGCCACCGTCGTCGGACTGGCGATCAGCGACGTTGCGGGCGACGACCTCGGCGTGATCGCAAGCGGGCCGTTCTCGCCCGATCCGACGAGCTACGACGACGCGCTCGACGTGCTGGGGCGGTACGGCGTCGACGCGCCAGAAGCAGTCCATTCACATCTGCAAGCGGGCGCCGACGGCGAACGGCCGGAGACGCCGACGCGGGGCGACGCCGCGTTCGAGCGAACGGCCGTCCACGTCGTCGCCAGCGCTCACACGGCCCTGTACGCGGCCCGCGACGTGGCGTCCGAGCGAGGGTTCGCTCCGATGATCCTCTCCTCGCGCGTCCGCGGCGAAGCACAGGAGGCCGCCAAGACCCACGCCGCCGTCGCCGAGGAAATCGCGGCGACTGGCGATCCGGTCGAACCGCCCGCAATCGTACTCTCTGGGGGCGAGACGACCGTCACGCTGGCCGAGGACCACGGCGAGGGCGGCCCGAATCAGGAGTTCGTCCTGAGCGCGGCGCTGGAGCTCGACGCGCCGGCGGTCGTCGCCGCGGTCGACACCGACGGGATCGACGGCGCGACCGACGCTGCGGGCGCGATCGCCGACGAGGAGACTGTCGGATCTGACGGCGAAATCAGCGTCTCGGCGGCCCAAGCGGCGCTCAACCGAAACGACGCCTATCCGGTGCTCGACGACGCCGACGCGTTGCTCCGGACCGGTGCGAGCGGAACGAACGTGAACGACCTGCGAGCGATAGTGATCGAGCGGTCGTAG
- a CDS encoding SDR family NAD(P)-dependent oxidoreductase has protein sequence MSLQDRTAIVTGASSGIGRGVADRLAEAGANVVVADVRREPKQIEHYEREDDRPTDEMLPDEHGVEARYVETDVSDEDAVAALVEATVETFGGLDVLVNNAGIQVLESTAEMTREQWQRVIDVNLTGTFLLSKHAIPHLTASDQGRIVNVSSVNAYIGGAGAPYSASKAGIVNLTRDLALELAEDEVTVNTVLPGVIQTPMQNQNDEATRERQAEKTPLPRVGEPRDVANAVRFFASEDAEWITGAELLVDGGYSIGGY, from the coding sequence ATGAGCCTACAAGACAGGACAGCGATCGTAACGGGCGCCAGTTCCGGCATCGGCCGCGGCGTCGCCGACCGGCTGGCCGAGGCGGGCGCGAACGTCGTCGTCGCCGACGTGCGACGCGAGCCCAAGCAGATCGAACACTACGAGCGCGAGGACGACCGACCGACCGACGAGATGCTGCCGGACGAGCACGGCGTCGAGGCGCGATACGTCGAGACCGACGTGTCCGACGAGGACGCCGTCGCGGCGCTGGTCGAGGCGACCGTCGAGACGTTCGGCGGGCTCGACGTGCTGGTCAACAACGCCGGCATTCAGGTGCTCGAATCGACCGCCGAGATGACCCGCGAGCAGTGGCAACGCGTCATCGACGTGAACCTGACCGGCACGTTCCTGCTCTCGAAACACGCCATCCCGCACCTGACGGCGTCCGATCAGGGCCGGATCGTCAACGTCAGCAGCGTCAACGCCTACATCGGCGGCGCCGGCGCGCCCTACTCGGCGTCGAAGGCCGGCATCGTCAACCTCACGCGGGATCTCGCGCTCGAACTCGCCGAGGACGAGGTGACGGTCAACACGGTGCTGCCGGGCGTGATCCAGACGCCGATGCAGAATCAGAACGACGAGGCGACCCGCGAACGACAGGCCGAAAAGACGCCGCTGCCCCGCGTCGGCGAGCCGCGCGACGTGGCCAACGCCGTGCGCTTTTTCGCCAGCGAGGACGCCGAGTGGATCACCGGCGCCGAACTGCTCGTCGACGGCGGCTACTCGATCGGCGGCTACTAG
- a CDS encoding sugar phosphate isomerase/epimerase family protein → MTGRSFEHVAFNTTAYSYLPHWRPAYGIAETVERIAGYGYDAVELAACRPHALPEATSEQAREELADTVENAGLTVTNVCSHFPPLGLNLGAPDEAERAAARSYLEGVAELAAAVDAEFFHVVPGWSMGDQSAAEARELATRAIDRALADAEYGDATPLVEPLRFHECDVAHTAEQALELTDALSVDAGVLLDTFQMADGTANPVDAFRAAGDDLGLVHLADTDRQAPGNGDVPWDLVFDALADVGFDGPVSVEIWGENPDELASASMAGLREMGVTTK, encoded by the coding sequence ATGACCGGGCGATCCTTCGAGCACGTCGCGTTCAACACGACGGCCTACTCGTATCTCCCGCACTGGCGGCCGGCCTACGGCATCGCGGAGACGGTCGAACGCATCGCGGGCTACGGCTACGACGCCGTCGAACTGGCGGCCTGCCGACCCCACGCGCTCCCCGAAGCCACGAGCGAGCAAGCGCGCGAGGAGTTGGCCGACACAGTCGAGAACGCCGGGCTGACGGTAACGAACGTCTGCTCGCACTTCCCCCCGCTGGGGCTGAACCTCGGGGCGCCCGACGAGGCCGAACGCGCCGCCGCGCGATCGTACCTCGAAGGCGTCGCGGAACTGGCCGCGGCGGTCGACGCCGAGTTCTTCCACGTCGTTCCGGGCTGGTCGATGGGCGACCAGTCGGCCGCCGAGGCGCGAGAACTGGCAACGCGGGCGATCGACCGCGCGCTCGCCGACGCCGAGTACGGCGACGCGACGCCGCTGGTCGAGCCACTGCGATTCCACGAGTGCGACGTTGCCCACACCGCCGAGCAGGCGCTCGAACTCACCGACGCCCTCTCGGTCGACGCGGGCGTCCTGCTCGACACCTTCCAGATGGCCGACGGCACGGCGAACCCGGTCGACGCGTTCCGCGCCGCCGGCGACGATCTGGGGCTGGTCCATCTGGCTGATACCGACCGACAGGCCCCCGGAAACGGCGACGTGCCGTGGGACCTCGTCTTCGACGCGCTGGCGGATGTCGGCTTCGACGGGCCGGTGAGCGTCGAGATTTGGGGCGAGAACCCCGACGAGCTCGCCAGCGCCAGCATGGCCGGACTGCGCGAGATGGGCGTCACGACGAAGTGA
- a CDS encoding glucoamylase, with product MTRSQQTTTDSIVPEHVGAPIDDPAFHLDVLDELRYDAEIDGAVPLASDPDNRYPYAYPRDIASITRAWLAALRSGVRPAACRDRIVDAARFIAAVEDDGWWYQRYALDGTDQSIYQQEDNVAHGVRILSHAVLALDETGDLGDADEAFLESVVDAVDAAAGLARSELYDANAHLIESTTSIHEGAIESGYTLWVNCAFLSGLEQAAGALDRIDAGSSVAVDDAVTERVDELRGLLEPGIERCFAVDGRPVPRRYTPDGERDERPDITLLAPAYFGLDDVFGEHAVSAAERAAAGLEDPRLGGLQRFRGFYRDHDVHQHGGNGPWMQYTAWHAQFRFERGERDRGDAVLSTITGHADAEGHIPEHLSTRERFEQFVDREWDTGVDFEKEFDEAVLRDVPFDRIAEELGHMQQAYDEMADALEDREVISFAEPLAWCHAEFLTALLKRETR from the coding sequence ATGACTCGCTCTCAGCAGACGACGACAGACAGTATCGTGCCCGAGCACGTCGGCGCGCCGATCGACGACCCGGCGTTCCATCTCGACGTGCTCGACGAGTTGCGCTACGACGCCGAGATCGACGGCGCGGTCCCGCTGGCCAGCGACCCGGACAACCGATACCCCTACGCGTACCCGCGGGACATCGCCTCGATCACCCGCGCATGGCTGGCGGCGCTTCGCAGCGGCGTCCGGCCGGCGGCGTGTCGAGACCGGATCGTCGACGCGGCCCGCTTTATCGCGGCCGTCGAGGACGACGGTTGGTGGTACCAGCGGTACGCGCTCGACGGCACCGACCAGTCGATCTACCAGCAGGAGGACAACGTCGCTCACGGCGTCAGAATCCTCTCGCACGCGGTGCTGGCCCTCGACGAGACCGGCGACCTCGGTGACGCCGACGAGGCGTTCCTCGAATCGGTCGTCGACGCCGTCGACGCCGCGGCGGGGCTGGCCCGCTCGGAACTGTACGACGCCAACGCCCACCTGATCGAGAGCACGACGAGCATCCACGAGGGCGCGATCGAGTCGGGCTACACGCTGTGGGTCAACTGCGCGTTCCTGAGCGGACTCGAACAGGCCGCCGGCGCGCTCGATCGGATCGACGCCGGCAGTTCGGTCGCGGTCGACGACGCCGTCACCGAGCGCGTCGACGAACTTCGCGGGCTGCTCGAACCGGGAATCGAACGGTGTTTCGCCGTCGACGGACGGCCCGTCCCGCGCCGGTACACGCCCGACGGCGAGCGCGACGAGCGCCCCGATATCACGCTGCTCGCGCCGGCGTACTTCGGCCTCGACGACGTGTTCGGCGAGCACGCCGTCAGCGCGGCCGAGCGCGCGGCGGCCGGGCTGGAAGACCCTCGTCTCGGCGGCCTCCAGCGGTTCCGCGGGTTCTACCGCGACCACGACGTGCACCAACACGGCGGCAACGGGCCGTGGATGCAGTACACCGCCTGGCACGCGCAGTTCCGCTTCGAGCGCGGCGAGCGCGACCGGGGCGACGCGGTGCTCTCGACGATCACGGGCCACGCCGACGCCGAGGGCCACATCCCCGAGCACCTCTCGACGCGCGAGCGCTTCGAGCAGTTCGTCGACCGGGAGTGGGACACGGGCGTCGACTTCGAGAAGGAGTTCGACGAGGCCGTGCTCCGTGACGTTCCCTTCGACCGGATCGCCGAGGAACTGGGCCACATGCAACAGGCCTACGACGAGATGGCCGACGCGCTCGAAGACCGCGAGGTCATCTCCTTTGCCGAACCGCTCGCGTGGTGTCACGCCGAGTTCCTGACGGCCCTGCTCAAGCGGGAGACGCGATGA